The genome window ccatttaatttatttatttcctgtaTTTCTTTCATCTTTATGTCTCTTAGGGACAGGGTTTAGTGCTGGATTTGATTTTAGGGGGTCTTTTCCAAGAATTCTGTGATTATTTTTGcttggtttgtgtttattttgtagTGACAAAACCACAGTCAAGAGTGAAGACAAAGTTCATCATCCTCTGATCAATGTCTCTTAACTCTCCTTATTTTCTGACAACATCTTCCCATCCTTTTGAAGGCTGAAATGCTGAATTAAAAAATCCCCTCTCTTCCTTTTCAGGTGTTTCTTACAGAATTATTTCAGCCCCAAAAAATCTATGACTTGTGTGATGCTTGATTAGTTCTTTCCCATAAtttcccatctttttttttGATTGCCATTAAATTGCCTAAACATCCGTATTTGCTATCCAAAAAAATGTCATTTGTCCTTATCTTAAACAGTTTGGTAGccccacttaaaaaaaaaataattccaaagaTTGAGTTAAGAATGAATCTCCCTTTCCGACCTTTTGGAATTTGTGTTCTATTCCAGTTCTAAAGAACTgacataagaaaaaaaccccaaaaatatcgATTTAGGGTCCTTTGAAAATAGTGAAAGCCCACAGATCTCACAGAGGGCTGACTCTGACTGCTGCAGGCATCCTTGCAtcactcctggctctgcagaatgttccatcctccaggattttgggatccaGCTCAAGTTTTCAGTGATaacttcagaaaaaataaaaaaaaaaaaaaaccacaaaattctGTTGAATATAAAATAATGGAATATACATTTCTTCCTTGAAGCATCTGGTCACTGTCAGAGTTCTGCCGTGCCAATGTCTACCTTTCTTATGTTTTAGTTACTTTTGGTTGGAGGCAACaagtaaaaaaaatgaaataaaagaaaaaaaatctccaattctGCCCAAAAGCTTGAGTTTTGAAGAAAAGGATGTTCTAATCCTCCAGCCCTTGCCTTGCAGAATTTTTCCATTAGGTGCAAATTCATGCCAACACTGTTGAGTGATGGGTTTAAGTTGATAAGCCACTAAGAAAAGCTTATAATACCATTTAGTTAAATATTTTCTATACTGTTTAACTTAAAACCTTTCTACATTGGAGGCGTAACCCTTCATCCTGTTTAACTCATGAAATGCAAAGAGGAGGCTTATTCGGTGCATCAAGAATTTGAAACAGAACAAGAGATTTTGTGAGGAAAATTGGGAGGAGTGGCTGGAAAGAGCCTTCCCTATCCTGGCTTAGCTGAAGGAATAAATTAAACACGATTGAAGATCTCACCGGCGCTTGCTGTGGGATGGGAACTGTTCCTTTCCAGGTTCTTTGCCTGCTCTGAGGAGGGAACTGCACCGATGactgcagagcttcctgctcAAAATTATCCCGAGATCTCCAGGAATAAGACTGAAAAGACTGAAAGAATCTCATCTAACAGGCACGAATTTGAAAGTGTCTTGTCTTCTAACAAGCATCCCGATTCCATTTTCCacccagaagggaaaagaggacAATCTGTGCATTACACTCCTACAGCGCAGCGCTTTGCTTTGGGATTATCCTCATTGTATGACTACAAAAATCCCGTTATCAAAATGCTGCGATATCGAGTTAATATCATTAATCCTACACCGCGGAGCTCCGGATTTCTGCCGTTCACCATTCAGGTGGCGCCTTCCCTTTGCGAACACACACAAAGGTGGCAACAACAAAGCCCGGTGTGAGCGGGGCAGCGGCTCGGAGCAGCAATGTGGGTGTGGGGAACGGGGAGCGGGGCAGGCGCGGGGCTGCGGCCGCGATCGCTGCGTTGCCCCTTTAattgtgtccccagccctcgGGCGTCTCTGTCCAACGCCCACGTCAGCAAATACCTTTTGTTTCTGTGCCGCTCGGGCTCGCAGGGCTGCGGGAGCAGCGGCGCGGCGCCTGCAGGCACGGCGAGCCCcgaggcggggccggggatccCGCAGCCACCGCCCGCCCGTTCCCCCCCGGCTCGGCGGCAGCGCCCGCAGCTCCCCGCCGGTGAGTGGCCCTTGTGCTGATGGGAAGGAGCGGGCGGGTGGCGGTGAGGAGGGCGCGGGGCTCCGCAGTGTCCGGAGCCGCCCGGAGCCGCTCGGTGCCGGCGCTGCCGCGTCCCCGCCGGGCGCCATTTGCAGCCCCGGGCGCGGACACAAAGGGGCTGCGAGAGGGGGCGGCGGAGCGGGGGCGCTGCCGGCGGAGGCGAGAGGGAGCGGAACGGGAGCGGAACGGGAGCCACGGGGTAACCACGGGCGCCCGGCACCGGGCGGGACACGGGGGGCTCTGGCGGAGCGGGACCGGGCGGCTCCGTTCCCGCGGGCGGCTGCGGGCGGCACACCCGGCCCGGGGCGGTCCGTGCGGGCGGAGGGCAGCACGGAGCCGGCCGGGACAGGCGGGCGCTGCGGTCCCCGCGGCGGGACCGGGACAGGGAGCGGGAGGCGCCTCCGGGCTGGCGGAGCGGCTCCGGCGCCTTCGGGCGTCCCGGGCTGCCCCGGGAGCGAGCGGCCAATTCGGCCGGGCGGGCGGGTGAGTGACGGCGGCCGCGGCCAATGCCGGGCGCTCGGGACGGGAGGGCGGCGAGCCCGGGGCGCCGCCGCCGCATTGGAGCGGTCCCGGTGCGCCGGGGCGGAGGCTGCGCCCGCCGTGCGCCCCCCCCGCCTCAGCCGCGGCTCTGCCCAGGGCGGGAGGGCCAAGTTCTCCGGCGGAGTCTGAGAACCATCATGGCTTGGTCGatataattttccttcttttgggATACTGAGTAATCCCGCTGGGACTCTTTTCACCTCTTTTGGAGTTAAGTTTCTTCTCTCTTGTTATGCAGAGTAGCGGCCGCGGGGAGACTGGAGATACTTTGGGAATGTGATAGCGCTTTTAAAAAGAGAGCTCATCTCTTTGAATTAGGATTCAGCGTCATTGATTTAGATGATCACGATgatgttttttcctttacagCAAACCTTCCTGTTACTCCCCGCCTGGAATGGAGATTTCTTCCCACCAGTCTcacctcctggagcagctgaacGAGCAGCGGAAGCAGGACTTGTTCTGTGACTGCAACATCCTGGTGGagggcaaggtcttcaaagcCCATCGCAATGTGCTGTTTGCCAGCAGCGGCTACTTCAAAATGCTCCTTTCGCAGAGCTCCAAGGAGACGAGTCAGCCAACAATAGCCACGTTTGAGGTCTTCTCTCCAGAGACGTTCATGGTCATCCTGGACTTTGTGTATTCAGGGATATTGTCTTTAACGGGTCAGAATGTGATCGAAGTCATGTCAGCCGCCAGCTATCTGCAGATGACAGATATCCTCAATGTCTGCAAGACCTTCATTAAGTCCTCATTGGATAttaatgaaaaggaaaaggatcATTACCTCAGCCTCTCGGCCAAAAGTGCGAGCACTGAGCCCACCGCTGCCCGCCCGGCTCTTTACCGCtccagaaggaaagcaaagagcAACCCCCGGCGCTCCTACTCCATCCCGGATGAAAAACCCAACGGGAACGAGAACTCCTGGAGCAGCTACAGCAGCTACCTGTCCTCGCAGGTGATCCTGCAGCGGGCAGAGACGCAGCTCTCCAAGAGAGGCAGGAAACAGAGCTCCACGAGGAAGCGCCGCAAGCACCGCGAGCTGCCGGGGGGCAAAGCGGACAGAGCCGAGCGAGCCGGAGCCGCCGATCCCGCCCACAGCGCCCGGGGCAGcgccgaggaggaggaggaggaggaggaggaggaggccgaGTTTGATGCCGAGAATGAGGTGGAGCAGGATGAGTTCGGATATCACCCCGCGGCACAGGCCGCAGCCAAGAGGTGGTCGGTGGCTCAGCTGGAGCAAGAACTTTCCAGAACTCCTGAGTTCATGGAGTTAAAGGCAGAAGAACTGTACACCTCCATGCCCACGATTTTAGGGGTAATGAGTAGCTGGAATGAAGGTAAACAATAGGAACGGCTTGGAAAAGTTTGGGTTTGTTTAGGAGAATTCAGGTGGTGATTTGGAAGGAATTGGTGGGACAAAAACTACCTGGAATTATAGGTGAAGGTAAACAATGGAAACTGCTTGGAAAAGTTTGGGTTTGTTTAGGAGAATTCAGGTGATGGTTTGGAAGGAATTGGTGTGGCTGCATGGAAACCAAAGATGTGTCTGGAATTATAGGTGAAGGTAAACAATGGAAACCGCTTGGAAAAGTTTGGGTTTGTTTAGGAGAATTCAGGTGATTTGGAAGGAATTGATATGGCTGCATGGAAACCAAAAATGTGTCTGGAATTATAGGTGAAGGTAAACAATGGAAACCGCTTGGAAAAGTTTGGGTTTGTTTAGGAGAATTCAGGTTGTGATTTGGAAGGGATTGGTGTGTCTGGAATTATAGGAGAAGGTAAACAATGGAAACTGCTTGGAAAAGTTTGGGTTTGTTTAGGAGAATTCAGGTGATGGTTTGGAAGGAATTGGTGTGTCTGGAATTATAGGTGAAGGTAAACAATAGGAACAGCTTGGAAaagtttgggtttattttggagAATTCAGGTGATGGTTTGGAATGAATTGGTGTGTCTGGAATTAATTATAGGTGAAGGTAAACAATGGAAACTGCTTGGAAAAGTTTGGGTTTGTTTAGGAGAATTCAGGTGATGGTTTGGAAGGAATTGGTGTGTCTGGAATTACAGGTGAAGGTAAACAATAGAAACTGCTTGGAAAAGTTTGGGTTTATTTAGGAGAATTCAGGTGAAGGTTTGGAAGGGATTGATATGGCTGCATGGAAATCAAAAGTGTGTCTGGAATTATAGGTGAAGGTAAACAATGAAAACCGCTTGGAAAAGTTTGGGTTTGTTTAGGAGAATTCAGGTGATGGTTTGGAAGGGATTGGTGTGGCTGCATGGAAACCAAAAACCTGCCTGGAATTCTAGGTGGTTTTATCTGCTCAATTTTAGTGCTAACACTGAGATTTTGAAGCAGAACAGGGCATGGGAGTTGGAATGGGACTGACCCAGGTATTCTGTACATTTCAACCCAAACATGCCTGATTATTTGGGCTCAAGTGGAATTTAATGAAGCCTTGAGGGCTGTAATTGGTTTGGGGACCTGAAGGATTGAGTTTCTCCAATACCTGGCAGTCACAGAAGTGTTTAACCTCAACCCAATCCAAGTCCTTCACACCagaggccctggcagtgctggggtgtTGCATTTTGGGGTCCAAGCAGCCCAAACTTCTGCCTGAGAGGGTGGAACAAAACTCACAGGTTTATTCCCATGTGCATTCCTTTGGAAATGAACACATCTGTAAATCACATAGATCACAACTGCATATTCTAAAGGCATCTTGATATATCAGCCAGAGGTTATAAATGTCAAAGCTATGAGCCATTAGCTGGTGGCAGAGTCAGATATGATGGCTGTGTATAAACAGCTGCATATTTATGATAACCTTTATATCTGAAAAATGTCAGGAGGAAAACACTATCAAGTGGTCAATTAACATgttaaataagaataaaaatgcaAGCTGGGGGGTATACAAGATAgatatttaaaaaatctgtaTCTCCCTTATTTATAAAACAATTTTCTAAAACTTATTTTTAGTTCAATATCTGGCTTATTCC of Zonotrichia albicollis isolate bZonAlb1 chromosome 20, bZonAlb1.hap1, whole genome shotgun sequence contains these proteins:
- the LOC141731334 gene encoding uncharacterized protein LOC141731334 — translated: MRRRRPGLAALPSRAPGIGRGRRHSPARPAELAARSRGSPGRPKAPEPLRQPGGASRSLSRSRRGDRSARLSRPAPCCPPPARTAPGRVCRPQPPAGTEPPGPAPPEPPVSRPVPGARGYPVAPVPLPFRSLSPPPAAPPLRRPLSQPLCVRARGCKWRPAGTRQRRHRAAPGGSGHCGAPRPPHRHPPAPSHQHKGHSPAGSCGRCRRAGGERAGGGCGIPGPASGLAVPAGAAPLLPQPCEPERHRNKRYLLTWALDRDARGLGTQLKGQRSDRGRSPAPAPLPVPHTHIAAPSRCPAHTGLCCCHLCVCSQREGAT
- the LOC141731330 gene encoding zinc finger and BTB domain-containing protein 8A-like encodes the protein MEISSHQSHLLEQLNEQRKQDLFCDCNILVEGKVFKAHRNVLFASSGYFKMLLSQSSKETSQPTIATFEVFSPETFMVILDFVYSGILSLTGQNVIEVMSAASYLQMTDILNVCKTFIKSSLDINEKEKDHYLSLSAKSASTEPTAARPALYRSRRKAKSNPRRSYSIPDEKPNGNENSWSSYSSYLSSQVILQRAETQLSKRGRKQSSTRKRRKHRELPGGKADRAERAGAADPAHSARGSAEEEEEEEEEEAEFDAENEVEQDEFGYHPAAQAAAKRWSVAQLEQELSRTPEFMELKAEELYTSMPTILGVMSSWNEGELPRTRFKCPFCTHTVKRRADLKRHLRCHTGERPYPCEACGKRFTRLEHLRNHFQTIHQAGKLICRKCKRQVTELTGCVVQQGTRRYRLCHKCLAQANFDSTPEDFSPAGHSPASSTGNQRPKWDLEEEQKSGEETGEEEPYNLVVRHNSDEIPEEVKEKVKPNLSCPQKKCRPHLLPLPPLYPQVPQCLCLSCSQTWPWHTAQRLLPTCPPRHGA